Proteins from a genomic interval of Capsicum annuum cultivar UCD-10X-F1 chromosome 4, UCD10Xv1.1, whole genome shotgun sequence:
- the LOC107869693 gene encoding uncharacterized protein At4g06598-like isoform X1, producing the protein MESLNGSSSLKNFSFSNKQLIMDSTSPFLQSYEDSNMDGSNLKEKSTEGSSHHHRCNSESFLIEEQPSWLDDLLNEPAETTTVVHKGHRRSASDTFAYVGAAAERLNTREEAKNKNVSIGASWGSVSYVSCKDLSAVPYDTRPNSSHEQKFNKAVQELNGAPSVSNEKHNMREINNSQNQEGSSERSNNAQAKHSMSKADAKRAKQQSAHRSRVRKLQHIAELERTVQALQAEGSELSAELEFLDQQNIILSMENRALRQRLDSLSQEQLIKHLEQEMLERELTRLQTLYQMQRQQLQQQHQQPQQQNHCKHRRNKSRDLEAQCANLSIKNNEASSSRIQVAGSVRM; encoded by the exons ATGGAAAGTTTAAATGGTTCATCAAGCTTGAAAAACTTCTCCTTTTCGAACAAGCAGTTAATCATGGACTCCACTTCTCCCTTTCTCCAGTCCTACGAAGATTCAAATATGGATGgatcaaatttaaaagaaaagtcAACAGAGGGATCGAGTCACCATCATCGGTGTAACTCTGAGAGCTTTCTTATAGAGGAGCAACCTTCTTGGCTTGATGACCTTTTGAATGAACCTGCAGAGACAACGACAGTTGTACACAAAGGTCATCGACGTTCAGCAAGTGACACTTTTGCATACGTAGGAGCAGCTGCAGAGAGGTTAAACACGAGGGAAGAAGCTAAAAATAAGAATGTAAGTATAGGAGCTTCTTGGggttcagtcagttatgtgagtTGCAAGGATTTGAGTGCAGTCCCCTATGACACAAGGCCAAATTCTTCCCATGAGCAGAAATTTAATAAG GCTGTTCAAGAATTGAATGGTGCACCATCTGTATCCAATGAGAAGCATAACATGAGAGAGATCAATAACTCACAAAATCAAGAGGGGTCTAGTGAAAGATCAAACAATGCGCAAGCCAAACATTCCATGTCCAAGGCAGATGCAAAACGTGCTAAACA GCAATCTGCTCACCGATCACGTGTCAGGAAACTTCAGCACATAGCTGAACTTGAAAGAACAGTTCAAGCTCTGCAG GCAGAAGGATCTGAGCTCTCTGCAGAGCTTGAATTTCTTGACCAACAGAACATTATACTGAGCATGGAGAATAGAGCCCTGAGGCAGCGTTTGGATAGCTTATCACAGGAGCAGCTCATCAAACATT TGGAGCAAGAGATGTTGGAGAGGGAGCTCACAAGGCTACAAACTCTGTATCAGATGCAGAGGCAACAACTGCAACAACAGCATCAGCAGCCGCAACAACAGAATCACTGTAAACACCGTCGAAACAAAAGCAGGGATCTTGAAGCCCAATGTGCCAACCTTTCAATCAAGAACAATGAAGCCAGTTCCAGCAGGATTCAGGTTGCTGGTTCAGTCAGGATGTAA
- the LOC107869693 gene encoding uncharacterized protein At4g06598-like isoform X2 has product MESLNGSSSLKNFSFSNKQLIMDSTSPFLQSYEDSNMDGSNLKEKSTEGSSHHHRCNSESFLIEEQPSWLDDLLNEPAETTTVVHKGHRRSASDTFAYVGAAAERLNTREEAKNKNVSIGASWGSVSYVSCKDLSAVPYDTRPNSSHEQKFNKAVQELNGAPSVSNEKHNMREINNSQNQEGSSERSNNAQAKHSMSKADAKRAKQQSAHRSRVRKLQHIAELEFLDQQNIILSMENRALRQRLDSLSQEQLIKHLEQEMLERELTRLQTLYQMQRQQLQQQHQQPQQQNHCKHRRNKSRDLEAQCANLSIKNNEASSSRIQVAGSVRM; this is encoded by the exons ATGGAAAGTTTAAATGGTTCATCAAGCTTGAAAAACTTCTCCTTTTCGAACAAGCAGTTAATCATGGACTCCACTTCTCCCTTTCTCCAGTCCTACGAAGATTCAAATATGGATGgatcaaatttaaaagaaaagtcAACAGAGGGATCGAGTCACCATCATCGGTGTAACTCTGAGAGCTTTCTTATAGAGGAGCAACCTTCTTGGCTTGATGACCTTTTGAATGAACCTGCAGAGACAACGACAGTTGTACACAAAGGTCATCGACGTTCAGCAAGTGACACTTTTGCATACGTAGGAGCAGCTGCAGAGAGGTTAAACACGAGGGAAGAAGCTAAAAATAAGAATGTAAGTATAGGAGCTTCTTGGggttcagtcagttatgtgagtTGCAAGGATTTGAGTGCAGTCCCCTATGACACAAGGCCAAATTCTTCCCATGAGCAGAAATTTAATAAG GCTGTTCAAGAATTGAATGGTGCACCATCTGTATCCAATGAGAAGCATAACATGAGAGAGATCAATAACTCACAAAATCAAGAGGGGTCTAGTGAAAGATCAAACAATGCGCAAGCCAAACATTCCATGTCCAAGGCAGATGCAAAACGTGCTAAACA GCAATCTGCTCACCGATCACGTGTCAGGAAACTTCAGCACATAGCTGAA CTTGAATTTCTTGACCAACAGAACATTATACTGAGCATGGAGAATAGAGCCCTGAGGCAGCGTTTGGATAGCTTATCACAGGAGCAGCTCATCAAACATT TGGAGCAAGAGATGTTGGAGAGGGAGCTCACAAGGCTACAAACTCTGTATCAGATGCAGAGGCAACAACTGCAACAACAGCATCAGCAGCCGCAACAACAGAATCACTGTAAACACCGTCGAAACAAAAGCAGGGATCTTGAAGCCCAATGTGCCAACCTTTCAATCAAGAACAATGAAGCCAGTTCCAGCAGGATTCAGGTTGCTGGTTCAGTCAGGATGTAA